A genomic stretch from Poecilia reticulata strain Guanapo linkage group LG20, Guppy_female_1.0+MT, whole genome shotgun sequence includes:
- the jcada gene encoding junctional protein associated with coronary artery disease, which produces MYSVEDLLISHGYKLPRHAASSTPVPASSSARQPPSSSPPSYSKHHEILENRSGPRTVNGYERGPASAMGNSGGTRQPQVYVGGCPNNNNEPREGSQPKRDGENRGQTDTHSLGESLTSDSGFCDGNRGQQPQSKDVSYWRRRGQDFSVLLDYADIREPHGKGQGGFSRPEGPQQARGQELSVEDRQRAAQERQRWAAHAQAQALAQAQGRSREREAALQQWRMATERKCQSLGTEEWHPAVSFSRQMSQSEAERWGQEQQRLHARTPEGMVVHPRTKAKSQSLPRVLQPESLQYVDIALSGKEMFRRVNGHPLTHQDFYRAPRWPENGRPASANQLSITPKARFTRPPRPPSYEMHQQIRGSCEVLSGRESVTPMARDRTPIPTSRSKDPQLDYFAQDSGPPGYIPPPSYKRAPIMGGAFRGYGDVPFEYRYRGDMYPQIQVAPDGSHWFIRHPACSWPGPHRDRSASAQKQLYPVYSTQEHSGGGVQYISFDDPRIRHISSALGGNSLTDADKIRHIRNELPSVTVSEPAPDDSAFLPPPLGPFISAKLAGENNQTSSSNVDNENKRWRSDLHKDTISNFRAPDQNCNNRHLNTLPSPLSPSSAFQPPLSRTFSRQGSSSDQVFAETITQVKTIVPESGQEIQRNTKRRVSETIFCLVSVPVHTPTNINKGLAADQNNNEAMPNLTITNTDTFAVGLKESPNIRSKSVNEIPIKSRYSHYHTTSTSSMRNYKRAPLRKEVIDAWVLQANEDKELGYGGSWPGNQYRNQETQTGSPVTGFKSPENQSPTKKREALHSASDTTVDLDIGTDRASSYGYPMTGQKNLHLSSNSAFSRLSLSQTQTESLQHTQQDPSSPTKTQNQGEYQLSSPKKSSPPESEEQLVFGQFLLKPVNRRPCDAIGELETINKEMEDTISKRPNVSHFKNDCVDERLACFKSGAHFAGGPEPGREAISLPPMHIERPNNLKKRSKSFASSADLESMEMSGTFSKPQANNIPLTSKQSPHPKPTRSNNFLLSFVPPCSDSNHLYRQDIPVPQESLLRDVGLTVYTETPGGPGEPTQRSLSVPSPLSHKNHSQSVTALVKTSGSFEHNSREELDRNSKGHSKSDLSPFGSESKVCGIQRESCISPEKGNSLHTTRRTMEVSYAFRDDDSDERYALSEPLTYKNDSTIADKHLESLLIQEKANALPVEDLSNLYEVKFAKGIPENESIEERAARILGIAVPVEALCVEDKLSDDDETEMDTALVDKQLSSNEETQQVTRAIVQVQEESLIVQGADMEVIKETGSNVVQEDEDRLKHTNDHNDGQQNQDTETPSVLDLPEFPPSKLPLSLPVTPDEILSLSICSGEKKGRGGTCKFIESLQDKLNCSAASSAAASTGSTTERMARLKELDSVSRIRRLSLKSPEPVQEPGSKEVEDLTMKVCNETRENVAQQGVEKEEQEENRKISQEDECVNLVKCDEPKEAADELCREEQRHLEEVYDMTSETGQKGSSEISEEHFKPEAEERMMELRIVEDVENTSENVPEALVCRAEATKHAEDGKLPIPKQRTKLQKPPLLPKPRSVPKREITLPLSFSTGTCGTSDVEEEEMLSVSDSYDPSRVERV; this is translated from the exons ATGTACAGCGTGGAGGACCTCCTCATCTCTCATGGATACAAACTGCCCAGACATGCCGCCTCCTCCACCCCAGTCCCCGCATCGTCATCCGCCCGTCAACCACCCTCGTCCTCGCCGCCGTCCTACAGCAAACACCACGAAATCCTGGAGAACAGGTCCGGCCCCAGGACAGTGAATGGCTACGAGCGGGGGCCCGCGTCGGCCATGGGGAACAGCGGTGGAACAAGGCAGCCCCAGGTGTACGTCGGCGGCTGccccaacaacaacaatgaaCCCAGGGAGGGGAGCCAGCCGAAACGAGACGGTGAGAACCGGGGCCAAACCGACACCCACTCCTTGGGGGAGTCACTGACGTCGGACAGCGG GTTTTGTGATGGCAACAGAGGCCAACAGCCACAATCCAAGGATGTTTCAtactggaggaggagaggccaGGATTTCAGCGTGCTGCTGGACTACGCTGACATCAGGGAACCCCATGGAAAGGGACAGGGAGGGTTCAGCAGGCCAGAAGGGCCTCAGCAGGCCAGAGGTCAAGAGCTCTCTGTGGAGGACCGTCAGAGAGCAGCTCAGGAAAGGCAGCGCTGGGCAGCCCACGCCCAAGCTCAAGCCCTGGCCCAGGCACAGGGTCGCTCTAGAGAAAGGGAGGCCGCCCTCCAGCAATGGAGGATGGCAACCGAGAGGAAATGCCAGAGCCTGGGGACGGAGGAGTGGCACCCAGCTGTGAGCTTCAGCCGCCAGATGTCTCAGAGCGAGGCGGAGCGTTGGGGACAGGAGCAGCAGCGACTCCATGCCAGAACGCCGGAGGGCATGGTAGTCCACCCCAGGACCAAAGCTAAGTCCCAGTCTCTGCCCAGGGTGTTGCAACCCGAGAGCCTGCAATACGTGGACATAGCATTGTCTGGTAAGGAAATGTTCAGGCGGGTCAACGGCCACCCGCTGACCCACCAAGACTTTTACCGAGCACCTCGCTGGCCAGAAAACGGGAGGCCGGCCAGTGCCAACCAACTCTCAATCACACCAAAGGCCCGCTTCACCCGACCCCCCAGACCCCCTTCTTACGAGATGCACCAGCAGATCAGGGGAAGCTGCGAGGTTCTGTCCGGCAGAGAGTCAGTGACCCCCATGGCAAGGGACAGGACTCCCATCCCCACATCGAGAAGTAAAGACCCTCAGTTGGACTATTTTGCACAGGATTCTGGGCCTCCGGGGTATATCCCTCCTCCATCTTATAAAAGAGCTCCAATAATGGGAGGGGCGTTCCGAGGATATGGAGATGTTCCTTTTGAGTACAG GTACAGAGGGGATATGTATCCACAGATACAAGTGGCTCCCGATGGATCTCATTGGTTCATCAGGCATCCAGCTTGTTCCTGGCCTGGTCCCCACAGAGACAGAAGTGCATCCGCCCAGAAGCAGCTTTACCCTGTGTATTCAACCCAGGAGCATTCAGGAGGAGGAGTTCAGTATATCTCCTTTGATGATCCTCGCATTCGTCACATTTCCTCAGCTCTGGGTGGTAACTCCCTGACGGACGCTGACAAAATCCGCCACATCCGTAATGAGCTTCCCAGTGTCACCGTATCGGAGCCTGCACCCGACGACAGTGCCTTTTTGCCCCCGCCACTGGGGCCTTTCATCTCTGCCAAACTGGCAGGTGAAAATAACCAGACGTCTTCTAGCAACGTggacaatgaaaataaaaggtgGCGAAGTGATTTGCACAAAGACACTATAAGTAACTTCCGAGCACctgaccaaaactgcaacaacaGACATCTCAACACTCTACCATCTCCGTTGTCCCCCTCTTCAGCTTTTCAGCCCCCATTATCAAGGACCTTTTCTCGTCAGGGGTCCAGTTCGGACCAGGTCTTTGCAGAAACCATCACACAAGTAAAGACAATTGTTCCAGAGTCAGGACAAGAAATCCAAAGGAACACCAAGAGAAGAGTGAGTGAAACCATTTTCTGCCTCGTGTCCGTCCCCGTTCACACGCCGACAAACATTAACAAAGGTTTAGCAGCTGATCAGAACAATAATGAGGCAATGCCAAACCTGACCATTACGAACACTGACACTTTTGCTGTAGGTCTCAAAGAAAGCCCCAACATTCGTAGCAAGTCTGTGAATGAGATACCTATCAAGTCACGCTACTCTCACTACCACACTACCAGCACGTCCTCAATGAGGAATTACAAAAGAGCTCCTTTAAGAAAGGAGGTCATAGACGCCTGGGTACTCCAAGCAAATGAGGACAAAGAGTTAGGCTATGGTGGATCTTGGCCTGGAAACCAATACCGTAACCAGGAAACTCAAACAGGCTCACCCGTGACAGGTTTTAAAAGTCCAGAAAACCAAAGCCCTACCAAGAAACGGGAGGCTCTTCATTCAGCCTCAGATACAACTGTGGATCTTGATATTGGGACTGATCGTGCCTCCTCTTATGGGTACCCAATGACGGGTCAAAAAAACCTTCATCTTTCCAGTAACAGCGCCTTCTCCCGTCTTAGCCTAagccaaacacaaacagaatcaCTTCAGCACACACAACAGGACCCATCCTCTCCTACCAAGACACAAAATCAGGGAGAATATCAGTTATCTTCTCCTAAGAAGAGCAGTCCACCTGAAAGTGAAGAACAACTGGTCTTTGGGCAATTTCTCTTGAAGCCAGTGAACCGACGACCCTGTGACGCAATTGGTGAATTGGAGACTATTAACAAAGAGATGGAAGATACAATTAGCAAAAGACCAAATgtgagtcattttaaaaatgattgtgtGGATGAAAGactggcttgttttaagtcaggaGCACATTTTGCTGGTGGTCCAGAACCAGGTCGGGAAGCAATTAGTCTCCCACCAATGCACATCGAAAGGcccaataatttaaaaaagcgATCAAAGTCTTTTGCCTCTAGTGCTGATCTAGAATCAATGGAAATGAGTGGAACTTTCTCCAAGCCACAGGCCAATAACATCCCACTAACAAGTAAGCAATCCCCGCATCCCAAACCAACCCGTAGCAACAATTTTCTCTTGTCCTTCGTCCCCCCTTGCAGTGATTCAAACCATCTCTACAGGCAGGACATCCCAGTTCCTCAAGAGTCCTTGTTGAGGGATGTGGGACTTACTGTCTACACAGAAACTCCTGGTGGTCCTGGAGAGCCAACGCAGCGCTCTCTTTCAGTCCCATCTCCACTCAGTCATAAAAATCATAGTCAATCCGTGACAGCTCTTGTGAAAACTAGTGGCAGCTTTGAGCACAATTCAAGAGAAGAACTTGACCGTAACTCGAAAGGACACTCTAAATCAGACCTCTCACCATTCGGTAGTGAGTCAAAGGTCTGTGGAATACAGAGGGAAAGTTGCATATCGCCTGAAAAAGGCAACTCGCTACATACTACAAGACGGACAATGGAGGTGTCTTATGCGTTTAGAGATGATGATAGTGATGAAAGATATGCACTCTCTGAACCTCTAACATATAAGAATGACTCAACAATAGCAGATAAGCACTTAGAGAGCCTACTTATTCAGGAAAAAGCTAACGCTTTGCCTGTGGAAGACCTCAGCAACCTGTATGAGGTGAAATTTGCAAAAGGAATTCCTGAAAATGAGTCTATAGAGGAGAGGGCTGCAAGGATCTTGGGTATTGCTGTTCCAGTTGAGGCTTTATGTGTTGAAGATAAACTGTCTGATGACGACGAGACTGAAATGGACACTGCTTTGGTTGACAAACAGCTAAGTTCAAATGAAGAAACACAGCAAGTAACAAGAGCGATTGTGCAAGTCCAAGAGGAATCCCTGATCGTCCAGGGAGCAGATATGGAGGTGATCAAGGAGACAGGGTCTAATGTGGTGCAAGAGGACGAAGATAGACTAAAGCACACAAATGACCACAATGATGGCCAGCAGAACCAGGATACAGAAACTCCATCAGTTCTAGACCTCCCCGAGTTCCCACCAAGTAAGCTTCCTCTGTCCCTACCTGTCACACCAGACGAGATCTTATCACTGAGCATATGTAGTGGGGAGAAGAAAGGGAGAGGTGGAACATGCAAATTTATTGAATCTCTGCAAGATAAGCTGAACTGTTCTGCAgcttcatctgctgctgcttcgaCTGGGTCGACTACAGAAAGAATGGCCCGTCTTAAAGAACTGGACTCTGTGTCTAGAATAAGACGCCTTAGCCTGAAAAGTCCAGAGCCTGTACAGGAACCAGGATCTAAAGAAGTAGAAGATCTAACAATGAAAGTTTGTAACGAGACAAGGGAGAATGTTGCACAGCAAGGTGTTGagaaggaggagcaggaagagaaTAGAAAAATAAGTCAAGAGGATGAATGTGTCAATTTAGTTAAGTGTGATGAACCAAAAGAAGCGGCTGATGAACTCTGTAGGGAAGAGCAAAGACATTTAGAGGAGGTATATGACATGACCAGTGAAACTGGACAAAAGGGAAGCAGTGAGATAAGTGAAGAGCATTTTAAACCAGAAGCTGAGGAAAGAATGATGGAATTGAGAATTGTAGAAGATGTTGAAAACACCTCGGAGAACGTACCAGAAGCATTGGTCTGTAGAGCTGAGGCTACCAAACATGCAGAGGATGGAAAGTTACCAATACCAAAGCAGCGTACCAAGCTCCAGAAGCCTCCTCTGCTTCCTAAACCTCGCAGTGTTCCCAAGAGGGAAATCACTCTACCACTGAGCTTCAGTACCGGAACCTGTGGCACCTCCgatgtggaggaggaggaaatgctCTCTGTCTCAG ACTCATACGACCCCAGTCGAGTAGAAAGGGTGTGA